In Agromyces archimandritae, one genomic interval encodes:
- a CDS encoding BadF/BadG/BcrA/BcrD ATPase family protein: MTERAGALLAIDIGGTGSRARLVRPGGEPAEFAGPRPAVEAHGTTVPEVVAALIDRALAALAGAPADTESAPAGTESAQTDLAGAPAGRPRIAAVGIGSTGVPSLVADPGALAASLAERAGAPVALAADAVTAHLGALGGAPGIVVAAGTGVVVLGTDLAEQWVRVDGWGHLLGDRGGGARIGMAGLRAAMRAFDGVDAAGLALLAAARAHFGEPEAWPALLYPRADRAGLLAAFTADVARVADAGDACAAAILADAGAELAASAGAAARPGIHPRVALTGGIAAIPQVCAAFDVSLPARLTRVAAAGDPLDGALELARRTAAGSIAARPALVWAAG, translated from the coding sequence GTGACCGAACGCGCCGGTGCGCTGCTCGCGATCGACATCGGTGGCACCGGTTCGCGCGCACGCCTCGTCCGCCCCGGCGGCGAGCCCGCCGAGTTCGCCGGCCCGCGGCCCGCCGTCGAGGCGCACGGCACGACCGTTCCCGAGGTCGTCGCCGCGCTCATCGACCGCGCCCTCGCCGCCCTCGCAGGCGCGCCGGCCGACACCGAGAGCGCACCGGCCGGTACCGAGAGCGCGCAGACCGACCTCGCAGGCGCGCCGGCCGGCCGACCGCGCATCGCCGCCGTCGGCATCGGCTCGACGGGGGTGCCCTCGCTCGTCGCCGATCCGGGTGCGCTCGCGGCATCCCTCGCCGAACGGGCCGGCGCGCCCGTCGCGCTCGCCGCCGACGCGGTCACGGCCCACCTGGGCGCCCTCGGCGGCGCCCCGGGCATCGTGGTCGCCGCCGGCACCGGCGTCGTCGTCCTCGGCACCGATCTCGCCGAGCAGTGGGTGCGCGTCGACGGCTGGGGGCACCTGCTGGGCGACCGGGGCGGGGGAGCCCGCATCGGCATGGCCGGCCTGCGGGCGGCGATGCGCGCTTTCGACGGGGTGGATGCCGCGGGCCTCGCCCTGCTGGCCGCAGCCCGCGCCCACTTCGGGGAGCCCGAGGCCTGGCCGGCGCTCCTCTACCCGCGCGCCGATCGCGCCGGCCTGCTGGCCGCCTTCACCGCCGACGTCGCACGCGTCGCAGACGCCGGCGATGCGTGCGCCGCCGCGATCCTCGCCGATGCCGGCGCCGAACTCGCCGCGAGCGCGGGCGCCGCGGCGCGCCCCGGCATCCACCCCCGCGTCGCGCTCACCGGCGGCATCGCGGCGATCCCGCAGGTATGCGCCGCATTCGACGTGTCCCTGCCCGCGCGCCTCACCCGAGTCGCCGCAGCCGGCGACCCGCTCGACGGCGCCCTCGAACTCGCCCGCCGCACCGCCGCCGGTTCGATCGCCGCCCGCCCCGCCCTCGTCTGGGCGGCGGGGTAG
- a CDS encoding sugar ABC transporter substrate-binding protein: MQKRLLTLAALGTAAVLGLAGCSNGGGDDKNGGTDAEGQTLDVWIMEGTNPDATAFFDEVGEAFTEETGAELNVEFVQWADAHDRFVTSIAGGTTPDVAETGTTWTTEFADAGALAPIDDYVEADDLGSDLVEGLVEAGTYDEQLYGMPWYAGVRALVYRADIFEELGLKAPTNWQEIVDAGNAIKAAHPEMMAFAVPGDAEFGVYPWVWGAGGEVAAQDGDEWVSGLASPESQKGISFYTGLATEHGFSSAGATTWKETDVLDNFVQGNVAMALQGSWTPATIVEQAPELEGKIAAATIPGETGGIAPSVLGGSHLSMFETAENKDLAWAFIKLMTTGEFAEKWGGQSGYFPGQTSLLDAAIASDDPLVQPFAKQMVDGGASVPVTPQFGAVQAKKTTNTAIQAILSGQKSVEQAMQDAAKEMDSILNEK, translated from the coding sequence ATGCAGAAGCGCTTGCTCACGCTCGCCGCACTCGGCACCGCCGCCGTGCTCGGGCTCGCCGGCTGCTCCAACGGGGGCGGCGACGACAAGAACGGCGGCACCGACGCCGAAGGCCAGACGCTCGACGTCTGGATCATGGAGGGCACGAACCCCGACGCGACGGCATTCTTCGACGAGGTCGGCGAAGCCTTCACCGAGGAGACCGGCGCCGAGCTCAACGTCGAGTTCGTGCAGTGGGCCGACGCCCACGACCGCTTCGTCACCTCCATCGCCGGCGGCACCACCCCCGACGTCGCCGAGACCGGCACGACGTGGACCACCGAGTTCGCCGACGCCGGCGCGCTCGCCCCCATCGACGATTACGTGGAAGCCGACGACCTCGGCAGCGACCTCGTCGAGGGCCTCGTCGAAGCCGGCACCTACGACGAACAGCTCTACGGCATGCCCTGGTACGCGGGCGTGCGCGCCCTCGTCTACCGCGCCGACATCTTCGAGGAGCTCGGCCTGAAGGCCCCCACGAACTGGCAGGAGATCGTCGACGCCGGCAACGCCATCAAGGCCGCCCACCCCGAGATGATGGCCTTCGCCGTGCCCGGCGACGCCGAGTTCGGCGTCTACCCCTGGGTGTGGGGCGCCGGCGGCGAGGTCGCCGCCCAGGACGGCGACGAGTGGGTCTCGGGCCTGGCGAGCCCCGAATCGCAGAAGGGGATCTCGTTCTACACGGGCCTGGCCACCGAGCACGGCTTCTCCTCGGCGGGCGCGACCACGTGGAAGGAGACCGACGTGCTCGACAACTTCGTGCAGGGCAACGTCGCCATGGCGCTGCAGGGATCCTGGACCCCGGCGACGATCGTCGAGCAGGCCCCCGAGCTCGAGGGCAAGATCGCCGCGGCGACCATCCCCGGCGAGACCGGCGGCATCGCCCCGTCCGTGCTCGGCGGCTCGCACCTGTCCATGTTCGAGACGGCAGAGAACAAGGACCTCGCCTGGGCGTTCATCAAGCTCATGACCACGGGCGAGTTCGCCGAGAAGTGGGGCGGTCAGTCGGGCTACTTCCCCGGCCAGACCTCGCTGCTGGACGCGGCCATCGCCAGCGACGACCCGCTCGTCCAGCCGTTCGCGAAGCAGATGGTCGACGGCGGCGCATCCGTCCCCGTCACCCCGCAGTTCGGTGCCGTGCAGGCGAAGAAGACCACCAACACCGCCATCCAGGCCATCCTCTCCGGGCAGAAGAGCGTCGAACAGGCGATGCAGGATGCCGCGAAGGAGATGGACTCCATCCTCAACGAGAAGTAG
- a CDS encoding MurR/RpiR family transcriptional regulator has protein sequence MTDVFVALRQRMPGLSKSERHIAEIVMDDPQIVVDSTITQLAERCDTSQASVARFCRAAGFAGYKEFRIAIAAANSREEAARELFRVADAEIDPDDSAADVVAKVAYQEARAIEETARALDLGALDAVVAALRTAPRIDIYGAGSSGLTAADLQLKLHRIGIVAFSWADAHLALTSFALTGPGSVAIGISDSGLTVETNQMLDLARSRGATTVAITNYPDSPLGAAADHVLTTSARESRYRTGAMASRLAQMAVVDFVVVRLLQGDFDRASELLRRTYDAVQEHRLG, from the coding sequence ATGACCGACGTGTTCGTCGCCCTGCGCCAGCGGATGCCCGGCCTCAGCAAGTCCGAACGGCACATCGCCGAGATCGTCATGGACGATCCGCAGATCGTCGTCGACTCGACGATCACCCAGCTCGCCGAACGCTGCGACACCTCGCAGGCGAGCGTCGCCCGCTTCTGCCGGGCGGCCGGCTTCGCCGGATACAAGGAGTTCCGCATCGCGATCGCCGCCGCCAACAGCCGCGAGGAGGCCGCACGCGAACTCTTCCGCGTCGCCGACGCCGAGATCGACCCGGACGACTCGGCCGCCGACGTCGTCGCCAAAGTCGCCTACCAGGAGGCGCGCGCGATCGAGGAGACCGCCCGCGCCCTCGACCTGGGCGCCCTCGACGCCGTCGTCGCCGCCCTCCGCACCGCCCCCCGCATCGACATCTACGGCGCCGGCTCCAGCGGGCTCACCGCCGCCGACCTGCAGCTGAAACTGCACCGCATCGGCATCGTCGCCTTCAGCTGGGCCGACGCGCACCTCGCCCTCACCTCCTTCGCGCTCACCGGGCCCGGCTCGGTCGCGATCGGCATCTCGGACTCCGGGCTCACCGTCGAGACCAACCAGATGCTCGACCTCGCCCGCTCGCGCGGCGCGACCACGGTCGCGATCACGAACTACCCCGACTCGCCGCTCGGCGCCGCCGCCGACCACGTCCTCACCACGAGCGCCCGCGAATCCCGCTACCGCACCGGCGCGATGGCCAGCCGCCTCGCACAGATGGCCGTCGTCGACTTCGTCGTCGTCCGCCTCCTGCAGGGCGACTTCGACCGCGCGAGCGAACTGCTGCGCCGCACCTACGACGCCGTGCAGGAGCACCGGCTGGGGTGA
- a CDS encoding carbohydrate ABC transporter permease, whose translation MQLPPVAPETPSGARAAGGPVLPRKRRRLALARPWLLLAPALIVLAVLMLWPLVRVFLFSLQDYGLREIVSGEPNWNGVDNYVEVFTTPELWTVVLPNTVVFAVISVAGTVAFGTAVAVLMASLGPFWRTIVGSAIMIAWAMPAVTGTYVWVWIFDADRGVFNQTLQALGLQDAPVNWFTDRYTFYAIVLLNIIHHGFPFVAITVLAGLLGVPKEMLEAAEVDGAGPWRRFFQVIVPNLRQVFAVVIILSTIWDFKIFAQVYLMPGGAGTNREALNLGVWSYVESFGQNRYGFGSAIAVLLTLVLLAITVVYVRTMLKEEEL comes from the coding sequence ATCCAGCTGCCGCCGGTCGCGCCGGAGACCCCCTCGGGGGCCCGCGCGGCCGGCGGCCCGGTTCTGCCGCGGAAGCGCCGCCGCCTCGCGCTCGCCCGCCCCTGGCTGCTGCTCGCACCGGCGCTCATCGTGCTGGCCGTGCTCATGCTGTGGCCGCTCGTGCGCGTCTTCCTCTTCTCGCTGCAGGACTACGGCCTGCGCGAGATCGTCTCGGGCGAACCCAACTGGAACGGCGTCGACAACTACGTCGAGGTCTTCACCACCCCCGAACTCTGGACGGTGGTGCTGCCGAACACCGTCGTCTTCGCCGTGATCTCGGTCGCCGGCACCGTCGCGTTCGGCACCGCCGTCGCAGTGCTCATGGCCTCCCTCGGCCCGTTCTGGCGCACCATCGTCGGCAGCGCCATCATGATCGCCTGGGCGATGCCGGCCGTGACCGGCACCTACGTGTGGGTGTGGATCTTCGACGCCGACCGCGGCGTCTTCAACCAGACGCTGCAGGCCCTCGGGCTGCAGGACGCTCCCGTGAACTGGTTCACCGACCGCTACACCTTCTACGCGATCGTGCTGCTGAACATCATCCACCACGGGTTCCCGTTCGTCGCGATCACCGTGCTCGCCGGCCTCCTCGGCGTGCCGAAGGAGATGCTGGAGGCCGCCGAGGTCGACGGTGCCGGCCCCTGGCGGCGCTTCTTCCAGGTGATCGTGCCGAACCTGCGGCAGGTGTTCGCGGTCGTCATCATCCTGTCGACCATCTGGGACTTCAAGATCTTCGCGCAGGTCTACCTCATGCCCGGCGGCGCCGGCACGAACCGCGAAGCACTGAACCTCGGCGTCTGGTCCTACGTCGAATCGTTCGGGCAGAACCGGTACGGCTTCGGCTCGGCGATCGCGGTGCTGCTGACCCTCGTGCTGCTGGCGATCACGGTCGTCTACGTGCGCACCATGCTGAAGGAGGAGGAGCTGTGA
- a CDS encoding N-acetylmuramic acid 6-phosphate etherase has protein sequence MAATTPTPEDPADAGVPPTERRLAASARLDELGSLGVLRLLNAEDRVAVDAVGAVLPALAELVDVAAERMRRGGAVHYFGAGTSGRLAVLDAAELLPTFNLEPGRIVAHIAGGDDAIQSAVEDAEDSTEAGAAAASGLGAADVAIGLAASGNTPYVGAALAAARAAGACTVLISSNPHAAFAGEVDVNLVLDTGAEVVTGSTRLKAATAQKLVLNGFSTALMVALGRTWSNLMVSVVATNAKLRDRTVRILREATGLDEAAAKDLLDAADGELKTAVVAHLTASGADAARALLAGSAGSVRDALRTAGERS, from the coding sequence ATGGCCGCGACCACTCCCACTCCTGAAGACCCCGCGGACGCGGGGGTGCCGCCCACCGAGCGGCGCCTTGCGGCATCCGCGCGCCTCGATGAGCTCGGCAGCCTCGGCGTGCTCCGCCTCCTGAACGCCGAAGACCGGGTCGCGGTGGATGCCGTGGGCGCCGTGCTCCCGGCCCTCGCCGAACTGGTCGACGTCGCGGCCGAGCGTATGCGGCGCGGAGGCGCCGTGCACTACTTCGGCGCCGGCACCTCCGGCCGGCTCGCGGTGCTCGATGCCGCCGAGCTGCTGCCGACGTTCAACCTCGAACCCGGCCGCATCGTCGCGCACATCGCCGGCGGCGACGACGCCATCCAGAGCGCCGTCGAAGACGCCGAGGACTCGACCGAAGCCGGCGCCGCCGCTGCTTCCGGGCTCGGAGCGGCCGACGTGGCGATCGGCCTGGCCGCCAGCGGCAACACGCCCTACGTCGGTGCTGCGCTCGCCGCGGCGCGGGCCGCCGGCGCCTGCACGGTGCTGATCTCGAGCAACCCGCACGCCGCATTCGCCGGCGAGGTGGACGTGAATCTCGTGCTCGATACGGGCGCCGAGGTCGTCACCGGTTCGACCCGGCTGAAGGCCGCGACCGCCCAGAAACTCGTGCTGAACGGCTTCTCCACCGCGCTCATGGTCGCCCTCGGCCGCACCTGGTCGAACCTCATGGTCTCGGTCGTCGCCACCAACGCGAAGCTCCGCGACCGCACCGTGCGCATCCTCCGCGAGGCGACCGGGCTCGACGAGGCCGCTGCGAAGGACCTCCTCGACGCGGCCGACGGCGAGCTGAAGACCGCCGTCGTCGCCCACCTGACGGCCTCGGGTGCGGATGCCGCACGCGCCCTCCTCGCCGGCTCCGCCGGATCGGTGCGCGATGCGCTGCGCACCGCGGGGGAGCGCTCGTGA
- a CDS encoding XRE family transcriptional regulator: MTVAAPSLIRTARLASHLTQVQLAERAGITQSVVSAYERGRRDPSLDTLQKLVAAAGQRLDVSLVPLRDAPSLGLVREHARELIDGIELRGGRNVRVFGSVARGEAGEDSDIDLLVDIDPSVSLFDLADMQTFAEGLLGYPVDVIPSSGLKDDAAPGIHAEAVAL; encoded by the coding sequence ATGACCGTCGCCGCTCCGAGTCTCATCCGCACCGCCCGTCTCGCCTCGCATCTGACGCAGGTGCAGTTGGCCGAACGTGCGGGAATCACGCAGAGCGTCGTCAGCGCCTACGAGCGCGGTCGCCGCGACCCGAGCCTCGACACGCTGCAGAAGCTCGTCGCGGCCGCAGGCCAGCGTCTCGACGTCTCGCTCGTGCCGCTCCGGGATGCCCCGAGCCTCGGCCTCGTGCGTGAGCACGCGCGCGAGCTCATCGACGGCATCGAGCTGCGGGGCGGCCGAAACGTCCGCGTCTTCGGCAGCGTCGCCCGCGGCGAGGCGGGCGAGGATTCCGATATCGACCTGTTGGTCGACATCGACCCGAGCGTCTCGCTCTTCGACCTTGCCGACATGCAGACCTTCGCCGAAGGTCTCCTCGGGTACCCGGTCGACGTCATCCCGTCGAGCGGGCTCAAAGACGACGCCGCGCCAGGCATCCACGCCGAAGCGGTCGCCCTGTGA
- a CDS encoding HepT-like ribonuclease domain-containing protein yields MIRPLPNRLLDIEVACAAIAEHMRRADEAPEDLVFDAVRIRLVEIGEAVKDIPPEVLVGEPTIPWGEIARMRDHLTHRYFDTVHALVMNTARTDIPRLAAAVQRLRQSGR; encoded by the coding sequence GTGATCCGCCCGCTGCCGAATCGACTGCTCGACATCGAGGTCGCCTGCGCTGCGATCGCCGAGCACATGCGCCGTGCGGATGAGGCTCCGGAAGACCTCGTCTTCGACGCCGTCCGCATTCGCCTCGTCGAGATCGGCGAGGCCGTCAAGGACATCCCGCCGGAGGTGCTCGTCGGCGAGCCGACGATTCCGTGGGGTGAGATCGCGCGCATGCGCGACCACTTGACGCACCGCTACTTCGACACGGTGCACGCCCTCGTCATGAACACGGCACGCACCGACATCCCGCGTCTTGCCGCCGCGGTGCAGCGTCTCCGGCAGTCGGGACGATAG